The Ensifer adhaerens genome contains a region encoding:
- a CDS encoding phage adaptor protein, whose amino-acid sequence MAISNYTELQAAIADWMARSDVSGSAADFITLGEARLNRLLDPVATTAPLTGTIGSKTIDISSLSVQEPQNLYVTSGEEEFYLTPRALGTYSISTVAGLPSIWAIENQTITLDRELDEAYSFRFVYLGRFALSDAAPTNEFLTNNPDLYMASSIVWGSVYTKDLPQAAMWKQMLDEFTAEVAHENSRKKRSQLTVDPALGVIGRLRYSIGRDSEA is encoded by the coding sequence ATGGCAATCAGCAATTACACTGAGTTGCAGGCCGCAATCGCCGACTGGATGGCTCGTTCTGACGTAAGCGGTAGTGCTGCCGACTTCATTACGCTCGGCGAGGCCCGTTTAAACCGTCTGCTTGACCCTGTCGCGACGACAGCGCCCCTCACGGGCACGATCGGCAGCAAAACCATCGACATTTCCTCACTCTCAGTGCAGGAGCCGCAAAACCTCTATGTCACCAGCGGCGAGGAGGAATTTTATCTCACTCCGCGTGCACTCGGCACGTATTCAATCAGCACCGTTGCCGGATTGCCTTCCATATGGGCCATCGAGAACCAAACCATAACGCTAGATCGGGAGCTTGATGAGGCCTATTCTTTCCGCTTCGTCTATCTCGGCCGATTTGCGCTCTCCGACGCCGCCCCGACCAACGAGTTTCTGACGAATAATCCTGACCTGTATATGGCCTCCTCGATCGTCTGGGGCTCTGTCTACACCAAGGATCTGCCGCAGGCTGCAATGTGGAAGCAGATGCTTGACGAATTCACGGCAGAGGTCGCGCACGAGAATTCGCGCAAGAAGCGGTCTCAACTGACTGTAGATCCAGCATTGGGGGTAATCGGACGCCTTCGCTACAGCATTGGCAGGGATTCTGAAGCGTGA
- a CDS encoding P22 phage major capsid protein family protein produces the protein MSNTILTPTAVTREALRILHQKLNFIGSINRQYDDSFAKSGAKIGDSLKIRMPNQYTVRTGKTIDTQDTQEISQTLTVATQKGVDTNFSSADLTLSLDDFSKRILDPAMAVLAANIEYDAMSMYKDVYNAQWTSGSAITYNDILSGRVKMNGGLAPTSGRSANLNSQDMADLVKDTKTLFNDQAQLSKQYKEGFMGRAAGYDFMENTLWPGHTRGAADANYVVNTSTGITSGSATVAVTAGTGAMNKGDVFTIVGVNSVHPETKIDTGRQQQFVVAADYSGGAGNITVSPTPVTSGARQNVVINSAGAGKAIAFAGTASGQDGTSLLYHEDAFTFATADLVMPNGVDFARREVQDGISMRIVRAYDINNDNLPCRIDVLYGYKSLRPEWSTRLHFN, from the coding sequence ATGTCGAATACGATTCTTACCCCTACCGCAGTGACCCGAGAGGCGCTGCGCATCCTCCACCAGAAGCTCAATTTCATCGGCTCGATCAATCGCCAGTATGATGACAGCTTCGCCAAGTCGGGCGCCAAGATCGGCGACAGCCTGAAAATTCGTATGCCTAACCAGTATACGGTTCGTACCGGCAAGACGATCGATACGCAGGACACCCAGGAAATCAGCCAGACGCTCACCGTCGCCACCCAGAAGGGTGTTGACACGAACTTCTCGTCTGCCGACCTGACGCTCTCGCTCGACGACTTCTCGAAGCGCATTCTTGACCCGGCCATGGCCGTTCTCGCTGCCAACATCGAGTACGACGCCATGAGCATGTACAAGGACGTGTACAACGCTCAATGGACCTCTGGTTCGGCGATCACGTACAACGATATCCTTTCCGGCCGCGTCAAGATGAACGGTGGCCTTGCCCCGACCAGCGGTCGCTCTGCCAACCTGAACTCTCAGGACATGGCGGATCTGGTCAAGGACACCAAGACCTTGTTCAACGACCAGGCGCAGCTCTCCAAGCAGTACAAGGAGGGCTTCATGGGTCGTGCCGCTGGCTACGACTTCATGGAAAACACCCTCTGGCCCGGTCACACCCGCGGCGCGGCGGATGCCAACTACGTGGTAAACACCTCGACCGGCATCACCTCGGGCTCGGCAACTGTCGCGGTCACGGCCGGCACTGGCGCGATGAACAAAGGTGACGTGTTCACCATCGTTGGCGTCAATTCCGTCCACCCTGAAACCAAGATCGACACCGGCCGTCAACAGCAGTTCGTTGTTGCTGCCGACTACTCGGGCGGCGCCGGCAACATCACCGTGTCTCCGACGCCGGTCACCTCCGGTGCTCGACAGAATGTCGTCATCAACTCGGCCGGCGCAGGCAAGGCAATCGCCTTTGCTGGTACGGCTTCGGGGCAGGACGGCACGTCGCTCCTGTATCATGAAGACGCCTTCACCTTCGCCACGGCCGATCTGGTCATGCCGAATGGCGTCGATTTCGCCCGTCGCGAGGTCCAGGACGGCATCTCCATGCGCATCGTCCGCGCCTACGACATCAACAACGACAACCTGCCGTGCCGCATTGACGTGCTCTACGGCTACAAGTCGCTGCGGCCGGAATGGTCTACGCGCCTGCACTTCAACTAA